The following is a genomic window from Lysinibacillus sp. G4S2.
TTTATTTTTTGTACTTTAAGTACAGTCGTTTCCATTTTCACAGGTAACAAAAAATGTTTAGCATATGCTTCAAGATAGTCCGCGATTTCCTCCTTTGTAGGCAATGCGTTTTTATCTCCTTCTAATCTCATCCCTGGCAGTGAACTATATGATTTAGGTGTAAATAAAATCAAGGAATCATACCTATTTCTCCATGTATTTCCAATTCTTTTTTCTCCATCGAATATGACAAAATTATAGCCTCCTTGTTGCAAATAATACCCCATGCTTAATCCTGCTTGTCCAGCACCAATCACAATAATATCTAACATCGCTCTATCCCACTTTCTATTTTAAATTAATATATGTTCATTTGTTCATATATTCATATGTTAACGTCATTATAACAACTCTTTCTCAGACGTCAAGTAGTGTTCGTCGATTATTCTGGTCACGTATGAATCCTCAAATGATGATTCTTGAATAATGACCCTGTGAGGTGAAAAATGATGGAAATGTTCTGTTACAATCGTGTGTGTAAAAAGAAGTGCAAATATTCTAGTATAATAGAGCATTTTTTAGTAGATATATTTTCTAAAATCTGCTCTATTTGATATAATTTTTCGATAGATGAAAAAGGTGAAAAAAATATATAGTAGTTAAATGACATTGTATTTATAACCAGTATGTTTATTTAGGAGCCTTAATGAGGTTTTCCTAAAATGAATAATTCGAAAGAGAAAAAGGATAGGGGAGGTTGATCTAAAATGGGACTTAGAATGATCATTGCTGAGAAGCCGTCCGTAGCGAAGAACATTGCAGATGCTTTAAAAATTAAAAACAAAAAAGATGGTTTCTTTGAAGGAAATGGTTATGTCATTACATGGGCTTTCGGCCATCTATTACAGCTTTTTGATGCCAAGGATTATGATAAAAAGATGGAAAAATGGCATATGGAGAACTTTCCATTTATCCCCGAGCATTTTCGTTATAAGGTGAAAACAGATCCTAAAAAAAGAGGGAAAGAAGATTTTGGGGCAAGAAAACAGCTAAGAATCATTAATAGTTTAATGAAGCGACAAGATGTTCAAATGGTCATTTCTGCGTGCGATTTTGATAGAGAGGGACAAATTATAGGAGATAGTATTATTTATCAGCTTAATAGCCAAAAGCCGGTGTATCGTCTGCTCTTAAATGAATGGACAGCGGAGGAAGTACTTAAAGGGCTAGAAAAAATTATGCCTAATAGTGAGATGAAACCTCTTCAAGATGCAGGTATTAGCCGTCAATGGGCTGACTGGATCATTGGCATTAATTTAACCTCTGTAGCTACATTAAAATACCAAAAAGGCTCTGGGAAAGCGTTGAATATTGGACGAGTATTGCTGCCTACTTTAAAAATAATTTATGATCGTGATAAAGAAATAGAAAATTTTGTACCAGAGGACTACTTTAAGCTTGTAGCTACGTTTAGCACGGATGATGGGCGAGCATATGAAGGCATTTATATCGAAAATAAAGTAGAAAAATTTAAAAATAGAGCTGAGTTAGAAGCAATACAGCAAGAGCTAATAAATAAACAAGCGGTGATTGTGGATAAAAAGGTTGAACTGAAAAAAGAATATCCTCCGTATTTATTTAATCTTTCAAATTTACAAGGATTTATCACAAGTAAATTTAAAGGCTGGACTTCAGATAAAGTGTTAAAAGTAGCACAGTCTTTATATGAAAAGAAATATATTACCTATCCTCGAACAGCAAGTGTTGTCTTAGAGGAAAGTTTAGTAGAGAAGACAGCAAATGTATTGAATAAGTTGAAAACAGGATTACCGTATGAACATGAAATCCAATTTTCCAAAAAGAAACGTGTTTTTGATAACGCTAAAGTAGAGAGCCATAGTGCGATTATACCGACGTATGTCATCCCTAAGTCGCTTAATAATGATGAGGCCATAGTTTACAATGCTATCAAAAATCGCTTCATTATGCAGTTTATGCCTGTTGCTGAATATGAAGAAACTCGAATTTCTACGAAAGTGAATAGTAGTGATATAAAAGGGATATTTGCAACAAAAGGAAAGGTTCAATTAGTTGAAGGTTGGAAAAAAGTCGAAGAAATTAAATCGAATGACGTCATTCTTCCTTTAGTAAATATAAATGAACTAGTAAATATTGTAGAGCATAAGATTACAGCCCATACAACAACGCCACCTAAACAACATACTGAAAAAACATT
Proteins encoded in this region:
- a CDS encoding type IA DNA topoisomerase → MGLRMIIAEKPSVAKNIADALKIKNKKDGFFEGNGYVITWAFGHLLQLFDAKDYDKKMEKWHMENFPFIPEHFRYKVKTDPKKRGKEDFGARKQLRIINSLMKRQDVQMVISACDFDREGQIIGDSIIYQLNSQKPVYRLLLNEWTAEEVLKGLEKIMPNSEMKPLQDAGISRQWADWIIGINLTSVATLKYQKGSGKALNIGRVLLPTLKIIYDRDKEIENFVPEDYFKLVATFSTDDGRAYEGIYIENKVEKFKNRAELEAIQQELINKQAVIVDKKVELKKEYPPYLFNLSNLQGFITSKFKGWTSDKVLKVAQSLYEKKYITYPRTASVVLEESLVEKTANVLNKLKTGLPYEHEIQFSKKKRVFDNAKVESHSAIIPTYVIPKSLNNDEAIVYNAIKNRFIMQFMPVAEYEETRISTKVNSSDIKGIFATKGKVQLVEGWKKVEEIKSNDVILPLVNINELVNIVEHKITAHTTTPPKQHTEKTLLRVMETCGKGVENEESNEIMAAILSGYSIGTPATRAETIKKLITVGYIAMDNKNLVCTELGKNLVETFPVKDLFDLEFTGRLEKTLSEIEKRKFTKEQFLHLIVNFTVNAVHTIKNSEDVTLSKVTRAQKKFEVVGKCPLCGHGVIEGQKGFGCSNWKKGCKFVIWKNDKFLATMKKKPTKTMVKKLLADGTVLVKGLTSKKGSKFDAHLKYEKNPDNEYFSWKMEFEK